From Elaeis guineensis isolate ETL-2024a chromosome 16, EG11, whole genome shotgun sequence, a single genomic window includes:
- the LOC105059040 gene encoding F-box/kelch-repeat protein SKIP4, with product MTIASMESASENCVQGEVSVAPLICGLPDDIALLCLARVPRRYHHILRCVSKRWRDLLCSEEWLSCRRKNNLEETWIYVVARDKSNGNCCFVLDLDPVRRCWKLLQVIRSPCLGKHGIRVEALGKKLYVLGGCTWQTDATDEVHCYDASKNRWEIAASMPAARCYFVSASLNNKLYVTSGHGSNSDSPNSWNIYDSSSDCWSSLKNPMLTPDIVKFIALDGKLYTIHKTWNGLLFAGVYDPSCRRWEGMKNEIALCSCGPTVVVDGTLYMLDETKGTRLMVWQKESEDWVALGRLSLELTRPPCQLLAIGRSICVIGRGLSTVVIDVDKAAKVGGMLVCSSVGPNFACENHPISSCQTITI from the exons ATGACTATAGCTTCTATGGAAAGTGCATCTGAGAACTGTGTGCAAGGCGAGGTGTCAGTTGCACCACTAATTTGTGGTCTTCCAGATGACATTGCTCTTCTTTGCTTAGCAAGGGTTCCCCGACGGTATCATCATATCCTTAGATGTGTCTCAAAGAGATGGAGAGATTTGTTATGCAGTGAAGAGTGGCTTTCCTGTCGCCGAAAAAATAATCTGGAGGAAACATGGATTTATGTTGTTGCCAGAGACAAGTCAAATGGAAACTGCTGTTTTGTATTGGATCTGGATCCTGTAAGGCGATGTTGGAAACTCCTCCAAGTCATCCGATCTCCATGTTTAGGTAAGCATGGTATACGTGTTGAAGCTTTGGGAAAGAAATTATATGTTTTGGGTGGCTGTACCTGGCAGACAGATGCTACAGATGAAGTGCATTGCTATGATGCTTCCAAAAATAGGTGGGAGATAGCAGCTTCAATGCCGGCGGCTAG GTGCTATTTTGTGTCGGCATCTTTGAACAACAAACTTTATGTTACCAGTGGACATGGGTCGAACTCAGATTCTCCAAATTCATGGAATATATACGACTCTAGTTCAGACTGCTGGAGCTCACTCAAGAATCCAATGCTGACCCCTGACATTGTAAAGTTCATCGCCTTGGATGGAAAGTTGTATACAATCCACAAGACCTGGAATGGTCTGCTTTTTGCTGGTGTGTATGATCCATCATGCAGAAGGTGGGAGGGTATGAAAAATGAAATTGCACTGTGCTCGTGCGGGCCCACGGTGGTTGTGGATGGCACCCTCTACATGTTGGATGAGACTAAAGGGACAAGGCTTATGGTGTGGCAGAAGGAGAGCGAGGATTGGGTGGCCCTTGGTAGGTTGTCGCTTGAGCTCACAAGGCCACCCTGTCAGCTTCTTGCCATTGGAAGGAGTATTTGTGTGATCGGGCGAGGACTGAGTACGGTGGTCATCGATGTGGATAAGGCAGCGAAGGTTGGAGGGATGTTGGTATGCTCTTCTGTTGGTCCTAATTTTGCTTGCGAAAATCACCCCATCAGCAGCTGCCAGACCATCACCATTTGA